The DNA window AACACAAGATACCTTACGTAGATCAAATTTCAGAGTAAAGCCACCTGCCGAAGACTTTTTAGAATCATGCCCACAAAGGCAACGCATATTACTCACTGCAATCATGTCATCAGCAGATAATCCTGCGAGCTGCAAAGAAAATGGGTTCTTGCTGAATCTTGTGGTATTAGTCAGTATATAGTGTAGCAACTGAACCTATAAGCTTTTGCAATAACTATTTCTAATTTATCTACTGTGGAAAAAATGAATGAAACATAGACCTTtggggaaaaaaacataaatcaagCCCCCCATCGGAACATAGGAAAAATGCAAGTTTAGAATcctaatttttttccctttgaacCCCTTTGGATCGAAGGAATGGTCCCatgaaatcctatgaaattcttaAGTTCAATCAACGGGAATTTTTGAAGACTTCTAGCATGATGTTTGAACTTCAAGGAAAATTTCCTTACTTTTGGTGCTGCATGCGCTGAATGGAAGAGAAAAAAGTGTGGCAGGTGTGTATAGCCATTTTGGCTTCAAATGAAATTCATGTCAATTGATAGCATACTTATACCTCAACTTatttagtactacctccatttcaaaataattgtaattttagattgtttagcatatattaaggtttgagaagAAAGACTATGGTGCCCCTTATTAAATTGTGTATAGGTAAGAGTGGGAGGGTAGTTGAGGTACgaaaaattttgaatgagaagTGATTGATGGGACAATTAATACTGTATCGTGACAaatatttttggacaaatttaaattctagaaatataattatcatgggacggaggtagtaggaaatactgatgtactccctccatactcgtaaaggaagtcgtttaggacagcgacacggtctccaaaacacaattttgacttcttgtttctataaaaatatttattgaaaagtgatatatatatacttttatgaaagtattttcaagacaaatctatacatataatttttgcattttcaaactcaacaacttgagagttattcatgatttatattttcaaggtttgacttaaacattgtcctaaacgacttcctttatgagtacggagggagtattaccaATCAATAGCACATAATTACATCAAATTTATATCGGTACAGCAGTTTACACTGAAAGACATACATCCATGTGATTAATAAATATATGcctatcctatatacttatgtGAATACTTCAACCTGGGCTTCAACTGAAGATTTGATATTTTGCAGAATGGACCAACTGAAAACATGtaatcaaaataaataataaaagaacTAGCTGCTACAGGTAGTTcatcttttcaatttttaattgTTTCTACAGCTTACATTGTACTTTGGTTTTTTGAAGTCCCCAATGTGTAGATCTCcagattgaatttttttttttatgtttatgaAAGCACAGGCAGAGCTTCCTATGAATATGGTGTCAAATTGCCGGGCTTCAACTTCCTATTTTTCATGCTTAAATTATGTTCTGTTAGGGACAAGGTCAATGTTGCTCTACACAGAGAGTCCACCATTACATGAGACCTAATTTTTGTTCACTGTACATACACAGACCAAGTACCATAAATATTACGTTGCCTTTTAATCAACCCCATTTGTCATGTTGAGATAACACTGATGTTTTCCTAAATTTCTTACGCATGATAGTATTTTCTGCAGCAACGCATAAGCATCATCTAGCAATCAGGCATGCATGAATCTTGAGGTGCTTGTTCAGTGACAAGGCACCATTCAAGTTGGtaaagttttattttaaaaataactgagcAGATTTCATGATAGAAAAGTAAAGTTACCTGCATCAACTTTGCACCCTTATCACTTCGAGTTTTATCTGGATTGTTGGCAGCATAAACCATAAGCAAACGCAGCTTATTTTCACGACTGATATCCTGCATTAGATCCgtgaaaatattaatattatataCATACAGGTAAAATATTCCAATAATTTGTCCAAATAGCCATTACCAAATGTGTCCTGAAGAAATTTATGAGTTCTTTTGTCCCAGCATCACCAAACACAAGATCTTGCTCAAGCTGCCCAACATCTTTCAATTGTTGCTCTTTAATTGTGCTATTGAGCTTTCCAGCAATCTGTAGTAAAAAAGAGTAATGGAAACTTAAAAATCTAGTTATTATAGGCTTTGCCATGATTAAAATGTACTTAAAAATAGCCGGTACAGTACATATGGATGGTCACTACTTGCTACCAAACTAAAATGAAGAATAAGCAGGCATTGGTAGATCACATATTGGCAGTGATCATTGCATATTGACAGGCGGACAAGGCAGGGAATGTAACTACTAACCTCAACATGAAGCGCAAGCTTGTCAATTTGATCACTGTACTGCGGAAGAGCTTGAACCATTTTTTGCAACTCTTTGGTTGATAAATCTCCACCATTTCTGACAAATATAACACAAGCATTTACattacaaaaagaaaaggatccTATCAACAGAAATAATTaattcaacataaaacaaatctTTGAATACCATTAACTATTCAGTATGGCAAGTATACCAAGAAACTAGATGCATCAGATATTTAGGCTGTCATTGTACGTTGCAGAAAGTATTAAATTCTCACTAATTGAAAAACCAAAATAAATGGAACAATCAAGCAAACACCGTGTCTCAATGACAAATAGTAGGAACTTAAAATAATCTTATTGACACAAATGGACTAACCCTTTGGGAATCAGTGCAGTAGTCCATGGTTCAATCTGAATCTGAGCTATATCAAATTTACCCGCTATTCACCTTAGTAATCATCTGTTGACCACTATAAATGTTTCTAAATAACCACCAGAATATTCATGGCTCATCATTTCAATGAATAGATAATAATACATCAAGTCATCAACAAAAGCTAACACACTCTGGCAAACAGCCTAGGCAGGAGCGAAGCTACATTAACTTACCCAGGTGCACGGGACACCCAGTGTTAATCAGTTTCCAGTAGTATCGTTGCATGCCCTAAGAGAGGGACACCCCATGGGCCAAGCATAGGAACACCCGTCCAAGCCAACCAGCTGAGAGCGCAGCCTAGGAATGTCTCCGTTCAGCAGATATCGCTGTTCAGCAAGATAGGCCTGGGCAAGGATCAACTCACTGCGAGGCTGAGACTGCGTAGCTATGCTGTCGTCTGGAGTGTCTTAAGCCTACCAGGTGCTATCGTTTTTGCATTCCTGGTTTCTTTGAATTATCCCATGTTCAATTATCTGTCCTACACAACCAATATTTATTTATGATAAACACTTCTATAACTAAATATCTGTCTGCATATTATTAGAAATAAGATTAAAATGAGCTATGTTTGCTCTCAAAGCCTATAAATGATCACGTTAATCGAAAAAAGCAAAACTATACCGTCAGGTCCTGTTCATTTTTAGCTTTTTGTCTGGATTATTGTCGCAGATTATTTGCTCCACCCTTCTAAAAATAAAgcttctcaaaaaagaaaaaaaaaggactaacCCTTTGGGTATAATCCATGTAAATAATCCACACAAAAATCTGTTTCCAACAGGGCCATATGACTACTACAAAAAATTGCCTAAGCAATATTGATGTATAAGTTATAGGGAACACATTGTTTTAGGGACTTAGGAAACATGCCGCATACCAGACACAAGCCATAAGCGAAAAATAGCGCACAATTAGTGATACATATGGGGCACCCGGTTATTTTTGTTCTGGGTTTGCTCCTGAGCCTAGGTTTTGCAATCATTTGCACAAAAAAGTAAGCATAATAATAAATGCAATAAtgcatttaatataaattccaACATATGTTGTTGTAATAGTTGCAGACCACGGTCAGTTAGTATTCCATTCATCCCCCTAATTTGTGACAATTACATTTATTGAACAAACCTTGCTTGATGTAGTTGAGCAGCTTTGTTTTTTGATACAAAATTGGTCATCTTCTCATGCAATCTTTCACTAGCCTGCAATATTGACTCCATGATGCAttaatgaagcatatagataaTGTTTGGAGACAATGGTGACAGTCTCACATTGGCTATATGTACATGCCGAAGCTCAAGCCATATTGGATCATGATCCTCCAACAAAACCTCCTTGTTCTCAGTGCCTGAACCAGACTTGCTTGGGACCTGTTGTTTCATGGTCAGCATTCAAGAGCACAACAGAACTGAAAATTGGTAAACAAGCTACTACAAATGAAGATTTTGACATGCTCACCTGTTGTACATACTTGTTGCCATCCATGCAGAGTAGATCATGACACATGGCATCATAGGTCCATTCGTGAATAATTGGTGCGATCTGAAAACATTAAGGAAACATGAGAACAAATCATTGCTTCATTCAATGTGGTAGTCAGTCAAACTAAAACACTAAAGaagggaaaattgcaaaaatcacCCCAGAAATGACTTGAAGTTTGACATTCCACCTCATACCTGATCTATTGATCGGTCTACGATAAGTAATTCACATGTTTCAGTCTGAGGGAATTCAGGTATCATAGCCTTAAATCTTGCAAGGCAATTCCACACACCAGCAGCAAGCTTTGTGGGTGCCAAATCTCGTAGTGTTGTCAAAGTAGAAGCATCAATCGTCCTGGCAACACGATAGTGCACACGAGGAAATTCCTAAAATAATTGAAAGCAAACAACTTAAGTAAAATGTATGGCACAAAGAAGTTTTTTTAAGCCAAAAGTTTCTTAAGAAAATAGACACCCAAACAAATATTAGCAaaacacaacaaaataaaatttgaatgacTCGATAAGTCGTCAAATAGTTCTTTTACTtttttagtaatatttttaatggaAAATTGTAAGTATCGGGTTTCAAATTCTTTTGCTAAAATAGCACTCACTCAGCACGCCATATACCCAAGCAGAATGCCGACTAGCCCTGTCGACACGTGGCGTGCTGAAAAGGTGGACATGTGTCCGGAGTGGCCGTCACCGATACAGGTCctcttggcaaaaacacatgCTGACAGGTCATATCCGCAAACCATTTGCCGATAGGGCTACCTGGTTACCAGCAGGCCGTTGGCCTGCTCCCATGCCAACAGATAGCGAGGCAGCTGCTAGCCTTTCAACACAGTGAATGAATGTGTACCCATGCAGTGCTATTTTGGTAAATTTGTTTGAAACCCTATACTATTTTAGCAATTCTCCATTTAACAAATAatagtaaaatatatttaaaaactcTCACATTGGATCCTGTTTTGAGGAATAATTCTTCCATATGTGTATCAGTGGATAATTGGATGGAACAAcctatttgtttgatatttcttTAAGTCTGTTTCCTCCATTGGCAGAAAAACAACAACCCACCACATCTGCAGTGTGCATGCTTAATTTTTTATAGTTCCAGGCTTGCAGAAGACATGCGTTACAATTaccatatgtttttcttttctcattcttTAACAGTATATTAATTTCTTACTTATCACCAACTGTTCTTTTCATGTTTAAACCATAAGAACAGGAAAATAAACATTTAGGTATATAGACATGTCAAGTAGCATAAAATGGGAAAACAGTACCCTCATTGATGCGAATACTGTAGCAATACGAGTGGCCATCATGTTAAGGCAAGAGTTATACTTGAGTGAACCTTCTGCATTTTCACTAAATAGCTCTTCTAGGGCCTTGTCATGGTCAGTTGTAAAGCCCTGTATATAACAACAATAGATTCACTGAAGCCAAATACAAAATTTTATGATGAACTAAATCAATAAGGAGAAAGGATTGATTTCTTTATGGTTTAAATTaagtcattaattttttttaatctaaagcCAGCAGTATCAAAAGGCTATGCTAATATACCTGGCTATCGATAGCAAAATATTCCAGATTCATCTGCAAGCATAAAGCACAAATGAATTAAGAGGAACAAGTATAATTGCAATGTTGAAAAATGAGAACATGCAAGGAACAGATAATAGTTAAACTGACCTCACTGAGTGCACCTATGCGTGCTCTAACATttgaatctttttttatttgggcCACCAACTCTCTTTGTACGGGTGAACTGAAAAACACATAGGCTCTGAAACAGGTAGAGTATCGTGTCAAAACTAAACCATGGTTGTTAAGGTGTCTCCAGTGTTACCAGGAATCAGACAAACCGGTTTAACCGGTTGTTTACCGGTTTGATTGCACAGCGGTCTTTTAATCGAACCAAACCAGTAAGAGCATTGGTTCCGGTTTATTCTGGTCGGACCGGCAGTCCAGTCCGGTTCTAATAACTATGGCGACAATCCTACCACGATCCAATTGATTCTCTCGTGTACTCTCCCCTTCCTGTATTTGCGGATCTATTGCTTCCTGTACTAATTGTCTTCCCCTATGTTCCTTCCCAACGCTTACATCCCCTGCTGTTGTACTCTTCTATGCTCTTCCTCCCCAGGCACCATCTGTTCCTTCCCACACTTACATCCAGTTGTGTACTAGTGTCTAAGCCGTCGCCTTGCCTTATGCCTTGCCGCTAAGGTAGTCTAGGGTCGCCTTAGGTTGCCTTACTGCCTTAACAACCATGAACTAAACTTGGAAGTGATACAACATGCATAAACAAGTAAATGCACAGGACACATACTTCTTATACAGTGGTATTTTCCCTGACATGTCGGACATGAATATGCGAATGCTGCATCAACACCATAATAAATTGGTTAGAGAGTTTGATGGACAATACAACTTTCAATATCAGCAGCAAACCATTGACATATATGACTGGCAGTTATCAATATCAGCAGGAAACCATTGTCTATCTATATTTCCACATATGTTTTTCAGTGGAATTAAATGAAAGCTCCAGCACAAATTAAAGgataaaaacaaatttaacacatcatatataattattcACTAACAAATGGAAAAATTCGGTTTTGTGCCTACTATCAATCAGTAAATTATTTCTGTGATCAATCAGTAACAATGGTAATAGGATGTGGTAACTAGTCACACTTACTTTTCCTTAGTTGgttgaatgaaataaattgcATCCATCAATGGTAATGGTTGCCTCCGCATGTATAAGTTCTCAaccactgcaaaaaaaaaaaaagaagcaaattcTCAAATGTATATAGATAGACAATATTTCTGCGaggaaaatttcaaaaaactaAAGATAAATTATCATAACGATACAGGGGAATTTAAATATTTGCCCCTCCGGAGTGGCATAAAGTTAAATTTTCCTTATACAGTGCCATGTCATGGCTCCAATTCCATGACCAGAGTCGCTGCTTGCCTTTGCTTTACCCTTTTCATTCCTTCCCTCAATCTGGCACGGTAACCCATAATGGTACTGCAAAGGCAAGCAGTGACCTGGTCATGAAAATTAGCTCACCATGCCAGCAGACCTGGGATTCGAAGTGACAACCAATACCAGTGCTTGAATCTTTGTGTGATTGCAGGAATGCAGGTTGGACCCATTTGTCAGATAACTGTGACAGTGAAGCCTAAAACAAGTAGTTATGCAATAATAACATGAGGGCAAACTGTAGTTCTCCGATAGAATtttttaaatctgtagtttttgaTGATTTGGGAGAagtatctatagttttgtgaactTACTCTAATTCTGTACGTAATTGACAATTTTAAACTTCTATATTATCATTTCTTTTCAAAGACTAACCAGAACATTCGAAACTATAAGGCCTCCATTTTAAGGAATTCAAAGGCCCCAGGAGctttgaaaaataaatgctaTGACCAACTTGAACTTACAACAGAAATCTGGCTAGTGCCAAGGGTTACAAACATTGCTACAGAGCTTTCAAATCAGAGTTGTAGAACTAGGCAACTAGCATAATATAAAGCTTATTTAAGGATGGCATAAGCTATTTTCATGACATCTCGGGACAAGAAACTACCAATAGATATTCACGTGGCTTCACCAGGACCACTTAAGAGTCCCTAGACTGATAAGCTAAAATGATTTAGGCTGTATGACAAACTTCGCAGTACAATCTTCACCGTGTACCACTATTGTAGGGTCTTAGCCATACTTCATATATTGCCGCATAAATTCAAATGCACTGAAACTGAACAAATGGAGTATGGACACATCAAATATTTCGTAAGGAATGAAACAGCAAAACACTGATGGCTTCTTAATAAGGTAAAAAACATACTTACATGAAACACCTTCTTCCATCACATCTGCCATCTTGCAAGAAAATGACATAATCTTCACTGTAAGTTTGTCCATGATAAGAACCTAGGAGTTACAAAACAATTTTATGCGTATCACATTCTCCCCTTTTGCTGCAAGGTgctataaaattattttctggCAATATAAAAAACTTGAACGACATATCTCAAAGAACACCTTCCATGCCGATTTTGAGCTCTTCTTCGTTGATCTCAACATTTCAAATAATAAACCTATATAGGTGCCACAAtcataaacaaataaaacagtCAGATAGTAAAACGGCAGGGATGTCAACAAGAACCAAAGAACACAGTAAAGAACATGTTTAATCTGTAGCATGTTGTATGTATGTTCCTCAGTTCACTTGCACTATGACTTTCAAGTGCCTtgcttttgttatttctaattACCCAGTCAAACTCAATAGCCATTCCATACAATGAGTTTTTTTGTTATGCTTGAAATTCAGGCTATTTCATGCACAAAAAACAAGAAAAGTCAAATTGTTTCAATGCTGGAGACCATCCTATGCAAAGAGAATCttttaaaggaaaaaatatcTATTATATGATGGTGTTGCAGGTTGTTTGGGGTGATGTAGCATCCTATGTCATGCGTGCACTGATGTCAATAATGATTCACAAAAAGAAAACTATGTTAGATTTTTACTAACGAGATGATGTGGATGCCatgtgtaaaaagaaaaaaaaatgatacatgCACGATGATACAGATCTAATATTCTCATGATGGCAGTGTCTGCCAGTTTTGATTGGGCCATGTGGTGCCCCTTACTTTCCAAATAAATCACAGAAGGAATGACTAGGAATTAATCTAGAAGAAACCAGAAGgctctaaaaatattttgaacaaaGGAGCAAATATCTAGCATAGATCAACGAAGCGCACATGCAAGTTGGTTATCCCATAGTACCTATCAATCATAGATTTTATTCCATCATGGGCATAGGTTTTATGGCATGAATTCCACTCATCGAGCATAAATttataaacaaaacccaataCACCTTTAAAAATATCATCACCTATTTTATCATTTGATAGACGATCCAATTATAACTATACACAACACATGAACACTAAATAATACCCAAGAAAAGAtaattaaggatttttaaaaCTAAAGGAAATTAAActaattctataaaaaattacaaaatttatACTTCTTAGTAACACATGGAAACAATTTGCATGTGCTATAACACAAGCGTGCCAAAAAAAACACGctgattttataattttaactCAAAACATGTTACCAGAAAAATTAATACAGAAAGGACAAATTAATCTATGAAACTAGTGCCAGTTTTAATAGTTCAGAGCTGAAACTAAACAATATTATATTGAAGTTCAGAGGGTAAATAAACCAGAGAAGAAGCTAACTGctagcaagtataatagtaggctataagccggctaaatgctgagttggagaaaagaagagaggagagagaggagaagcgggctgtaaacttacagccggcttggacaaaagaaccaagaaactccgtgagagagacaagtgggccctgtattaattgtgaagagctaactattatataggtaggctgagagaaggctataaagaaccttatagccagcaggtcggctgtattattagcaTTGCTCAACAGAACGTTGTTCTTGTTTCTACAGCTTTGTGATCTAAATTGGATAAATGAACTCCCCGTTAACTAAATTGGCCCAACACAAATCCCAGTACAGATGAAGTACCTCGTGCTCCCCGTTAATCATTCAATCTCACATTCAAGATATATAAATCGGCATTATACAGCAGGTGCCAACCAATCCCCATTCCCGTCCATCTCCCCCAAAATCAAATACAGCTTAATCCGATGTGCGACAATGGAAGGCAAGCGTGGGGGCAGGGCAGGAAGGCACTCACGATCCCGGGTGATCTGGCGGAAGCTCCTGTAGTCGGCGCCGCTGCGCGAGGAGATGACCGAGTCCATCGACATGGCCGCCCGGAGAACCCCGACTGCCTCGAGACCGCCGGTGACGTCGCAGCACGCCGTAGGTTTAGGGCTCGCGGCCGCGCCACCGACTCGGAAGACGCGGAGGCGATTCGGGTGGAGCAGCGGATTCCACTTGCGGAAAATGAGGTCCCCGGAGGCCCCCACTGCCTTGTCACAGCCGGAGATGTCACAGCACGCGTTAGGGGTTAGGGCTCCGCGGCCGCGCCACCGGTtcggaagaagcggcggcgattCGGGCGGAGCAGAGGATTCTGGACtgcggagagggagagcgagagaggGGGACGGAAACGTCGGCAAGAAATCCACCACCGCGAGAGAGGGAGACGGGAGGTGGTAACTGGCTTCCTCCTCCAACGGGATTACAGGAAGCGTGCGAGGCGAGCGGCCGATGGAGCCGTTGGGACTTGGCCGATGGGTTTTGGAGGGGTCTATGGCGGGTGGGGCCAGAAGGAAGGAGTCTCCTGGGGCCCACGCGTCAATGGAGGTGGCTGGTATTACACTTTCTAGAAAGCAGGATGCGTAAGGCCTTcattagggcatccacaatgcaAGCTACTCCTAAAGTGTTCTCCTCGTAGGAAAACTTAGCTCGCAATGGAGAACATCTCTAGATGGACTCCTTAAAATCTGAAGCAACTAACAGAGACACTCAAACCCACAATAGGTATCCCAGTACACAAAGCcccatatttatttttccaaccctacccctaatctctctctcgccccccccccccctcttctctttttttcaccGCGCACAAGCGCCTCTCCCtctcaccgccgctgccgctcgcctctttcgtcgccggcggccgtgaggacgacgaggagggctgcctctcccgtcgccggcgtTCACCGCCAcccctctttctccctctctctcccgtcgccatcgtcgccatctACCTCGGCCTCCTCCGTCACGCCATCGTCGCCATCCACCCCAGCACTCTCTCTCCGGTGGCGGCCGcgagggcgacgaggaggaccATCGCGGTCACCGGAGCTTCGTCGGCAAGGGCGACGAGGAGAGCcgcgga is part of the Oryza glaberrima chromosome 4, OglaRS2, whole genome shotgun sequence genome and encodes:
- the LOC127770628 gene encoding probable protein transport Sec1a isoform X2, which translates into the protein MSMDSVISSRSGADYRSFRQITRDRLLFEMLRSTKKSSKSAWKVLIMDKLTVKIMSFSCKMADVMEEGVSLVENLYMRRQPLPLMDAIYFIQPTKENIRIFMSDMSGKIPLYKKAYVFFSSPVQRELVAQIKKDSNVRARIGALSEMNLEYFAIDSQGFTTDHDKALEELFSENAEGSLKYNSCLNMMATRIATVFASMREFPRVHYRVARTIDASTLTTLRDLAPTKLAAGVWNCLARFKAMIPEFPQTETCELLIVDRSIDQIAPIIHEWTYDAMCHDLLCMDGNKYVQQVPSKSGSGTENKEVLLEDHDPIWLELRHVHIANASERLHEKMTNFVSKNKAAQLHQARNGGDLSTKELQKMVQALPQYSDQIDKLALHVEIAGKLNSTIKEQQLKDVGQLEQDLVFGDAGTKELINFFRTHLDISRENKLRLLMVYAANNPDKTRSDKGAKLMQLAGLSADDMIAVSNMRCLCGHDSKKSSAGGFTLKFDLRKKRHGIRKERIGEESKWMLSRFYPILEELIEKLSKGELPKDEYHCLNDPSPSFRGIPSASTQTSPAHQPAQSMRSRRTGGTWARPRDSDDGYSSDSVLKHTSSNSRKLGQRLFVFVIGGATRSELCAAHKLSSKLKREIILGSSSLDDPPQFITKLKMLSTDDLTLDDLQI
- the LOC127770628 gene encoding probable protein transport Sec1a isoform X1; its protein translation is MSMDSVISSRSGADYRSFRQITRDRLLFEMLRSTKKSSKSAWKVLIMDKLTVKIMSFSCKMADVMEEGVSLVENLYMRRQPLPLMDAIYFIQPTKENIRIFMSDMSGKIPLYKKAYVFFSSPVQRELVAQIKKDSNVRARIGALSEMNLEYFAIDSQGFTTDHDKALEELFSENAEGSLKYNSCLNMMATRIATVFASMREFPRVHYRVARTIDASTLTTLRDLAPTKLAAGVWNCLARFKAMIPEFPQTETCELLIVDRSIDQIAPIIHEWTYDAMCHDLLCMDGNKYVQQVPSKSGSGTENKEVLLEDHDPIWLELRHVHIANASERLHEKMTNFVSKNKAAQLHQARNGGDLSTKELQKMVQALPQYSDQIDKLALHVEIAGKLNSTIKEQQLKDVGQLEQDLVFGDAGTKELINFFRTHLDISRENKLRLLMVYAANNPDKTRSDKGAKLMQLAGLSADDMIAVSNMRCLCGHDSKKSSAGGFTLKFDLRKKRHGIRKERIGEESKWMLSRFYPILEELIEKLSKGELPKDEYHCLNDPSPSFRGIPSASTQTSPAHQPAQSMRSRRTGGTWARPRDSDDGYSSDSVLKHTSSNSRKLGQRLFVFVIGGATRSELCAAHKLSSKLKREIILGSSSLDDPPQFITVSFLFMSPLQYACCTKNLLTCYYLQKLKMLSTDDLTLDDLQI